The genomic segment TCGTGTTACTGCTTGCCCGTCTTTATACTGAAACGGAACGCTACAACGAAGCAATTCAAGTATTAGACTCACTTGCCTTTGATTCCGCCGACCGTGACTTTTACTGCGCTTCTGCGCTCTATGGGTTAGGGCGTGACGGGCAGGCGCGGGAGGTAATCGAAACTGCGTTAAACCGTTGGAGTTTTGACCTTCGGTTCCCTCGGCTGTTCTTTTTACAGGAGCGGGATAAAGCGATGACCCGCGCGGGGAAAAAACTTGCCGACTCTCTTTTACAGCAACTCTATGTCTGGATTGAGCAGGAGCCGTCGCTGGCAGTGTATGCAGCTCCCTTTGACCCTAACCCGCAGGAAAACAGCCGCCGTTTAAAAGTGTACCGTAATATGCATGCGGCAGACAGCGAAAAGCTTGATGCACGGACGCAGCTTGCTGCGGTACTCGCGGAGCTTCGCTACGGTGTCATCGATGAAAAGACCGCCATTAAAGAATTTTTTGATGTCACCGTTGCCGATCATCTGCCGCAAAAGGCAAATGTTAAAGCGTCCGTGTTCGCCTTGTATTCCGATCAGTTGATTGAGTTGTGCCGACTGACCGGTACGGATGCTATGCGAAAAGAGATTGGCAATCGCCTTAAAACCTTTAGCGGCGTGCTTTTAGAGGACGATAACCGTGACGGGATTTCCAACGCGGCTGTTTTCTTTGAACAGGGACGCCCCGTATCAGCCTTTTTCGATCTCAATCAGGATGAGGTGTATGAATATCAGGTACAGTGCAATTTCGGCGCCCCCGATCTTATTGTTACGGCGAAGAACGGTTATGCCGTCCAATATGACAGCTATCCGGCAGTACATTCGATTGTGCAAAAGGCGGAAAAGCGGGAGTATATCATGCGTCCGCTTACATTTCGATGGGAGCCGGTTGCTCAGACCGAACTTGATTTAAGACTGCGCGATACGGATGCGGAAGCTCCGGCTTTCTTCACGCTGCGGTTACGCAACAATGCCCGCCTGCTGCAAGAGCATGATTTTATCTTTTCAGTGTTATACAGTGAAGAACCTGCGCCGTCGGATACAAATGCGGTTATGCGGATGCACTTTGAAGACGGCCGGATTATTTCGGCTGAAATAAAGACGGGAACGCAAACGCTTGCGCTTGCTCGGTACCGGAACGGCGTACTTGCACAAAAAGAGTATGACTATGACGGCGACGGATTTTTTGAGGTGCTGGAACAATATAGCAAACAGGGAAAACTCGATAAAATTTCTGTTGATATCAATAAAAATAAGGTGTTTGAATATTATGAACTTTACAAGACGGACGGAACGGTCATAAAAAATTGGGATGAAAATGAAGACGGGACGCCGGAAATTCAGTATACACAGTTTCCGTCGGGAAATGCTCAGACGGTGTGGAAGCATCGGTATTCGGGACTGCCGGTGTCGGTCTACTATAAAAAAGGAACGCCGGAACGCTTGACTATCGGCAAGACGAGTGTGCCGCTGATAAAAGATCCTCAATATAATGTATACTGGCTCGAAATGCGTCCTTCTTTTTCCGATAAGGTCGCTGAAAAACTGACAGCGTTATTCAAGGATACCGATTCCGATGTGGAAGCGCGGACGATATTAATCGGTAGTTATGAACTCTATGCCGTCCGTTCCGAAGGCGCTGTGTTCGTTCAAATGTTGCGCGTTCCCGTTCGAGCCGCTCCTGTGAAAGCTGAGGGGCGAAAGTGAGATTGAGCCGGTTTTCGTATAACATATCAACGCTGATTGTACTTTTGGTTACTTTCAGCGCCTGTACTTCCGTTACTCCCTCTTTTTCTCAAAGCGTCAATTACACGGACGGCCGCAGCATAACACGGGAGGTTGAAGCTGTCCGCGGCCTTATCGCGGAAAAACCGCTCGATGCCCTATTGCGGGCAAAGCGTTTAACGCTGTATACCGAACGTACCGATGAAATAAACACGTTGTATCAAGACGCTCAGAGTGCTGTTGAAGAATTGTTTTTTAAGGCTGTCGAGAACGGCACATGGGATGAAG from the Treponema medium genome contains:
- a CDS encoding tetratricopeptide repeat protein is translated as MLKTIKRRILLIETLLVFLLPAMAVYSQTVNRELQQMNTSYALQYLQKAAALYTDANYAEALEYVEKGMTFDDSFADFFYLKAQCLIQLNGTRAQCLDAAEAALASGLKLRIYNRDNLVLLLARLYTETERYNEAIQVLDSLAFDSADRDFYCASALYGLGRDGQAREVIETALNRWSFDLRFPRLFFLQERDKAMTRAGKKLADSLLQQLYVWIEQEPSLAVYAAPFDPNPQENSRRLKVYRNMHAADSEKLDARTQLAAVLAELRYGVIDEKTAIKEFFDVTVADHLPQKANVKASVFALYSDQLIELCRLTGTDAMRKEIGNRLKTFSGVLLEDDNRDGISNAAVFFEQGRPVSAFFDLNQDEVYEYQVQCNFGAPDLIVTAKNGYAVQYDSYPAVHSIVQKAEKREYIMRPLTFRWEPVAQTELDLRLRDTDAEAPAFFTLRLRNNARLLQEHDFIFSVLYSEEPAPSDTNAVMRMHFEDGRIISAEIKTGTQTLALARYRNGVLAQKEYDYDGDGFFEVLEQYSKQGKLDKISVDINKNKVFEYYELYKTDGTVIKNWDENEDGTPEIQYTQFPSGNAQTVWKHRYSGLPVSVYYKKGTPERLTIGKTSVPLIKDPQYNVYWLEMRPSFSDKVAEKLTALFKDTDSDVEARTILIGSYELYAVRSEGAVFVQMLRVPVRAAPVKAEGRK